CTCTGGACGCGCGGCGGCTCGAGCGCGCGCGCGACGAGCTCGACTTCCGCACCGAGGTCGCGGCGTCCGAGGACGTGACCGGCGTGCCCACGCTCATGCTCGGCGAGTTCCCCTTCGGCGGCATCCAGTCGCGCGAGACGATGCGGCTCGTGCTCGAGCGCTGGACGCGCAAACGGATGGCGGGGTCGCGGCCTCATGGCTGAGCCGCGCACGCGCGCTCCGCAGGGCGACGGCATCGTGCGGGTGCGGCGCGAGACGCAGGGCCGCGGCGGGAAGACCGTGACCACGATCTCGGGGCTGGGCCTCGCGTCCGACGCGCTGCGCGATCTGGCCAGCGACTTGAAGCGCCGCTGCGGCACGGGCGGCGCGGTGAAGGACTGGGTGATCGAGATCCAGGGCGACCACCGCGACGCGATCCAGGCCGAGCTCGAGAAGCGCGGCTACACCGTCAAGCTCGCCGGCGGATAGCGAGACCCGCGAGCGCCCCGAGCACGAGCAGCGCCACGCTCGGCTCGGGCACGAGGAAGGCCAGGTCGAGCCCGAGCTTCGATGACTCGACCGAGCCCGGCGCCAGAGTCACGTCGAGCAAGAGCGTCAGCGTCGTCGCGACTCCCGGAGCGAACGCGTCGGCGAGCTTCACCAGCCGGTCGTCGAGGGCGGCCGCGATCTCGGCAGCGCTCGTGAACGACTCGTCGAGCAGCACGGTCGTGCCGTCGCGCTCGAGCCGCAGGTGCAGCCCGTCGATCCCGCCGAGCGACTTGGGATCGAGGAACGCCAGCGAGATACTTTCCGGGCCCGAGCCCGACAGCGTGAAGTCGAGCTCGGTCGCGGCGTTGTAAGTCACCACGCCGGGCGCATCGCTCGCGAAGCCGAGCGACGAGAGCGCGAGCACGCGCGCGCCGTTGGCGAGCGCCGCGCCGGTGTTCGGGCTGCCTGCCGTCCAGTCGGCGACGTCGGAGGGCCGGACCTGCAGGTACGAGCGAGTCTCGGCGCCGCGCGGGAACGCGCCCAGGTCCACGCGGGTGGCGGTCTCGTTCGCCGCGACCGCGGTGTCGAGCGAGAGCGTGACGTCGGCGGGCGAGGAGACGATCGCGCCGGTGTAGGCCGGGCCGTCGAGCTGCACGTAGCTGCGCAGGCTTTCGACGTTGTAGAGGCTGAGCCTGGTGGACGCGAACTGAGTCACGGAGTTGGTGCCTGTGGCGACGGCGGTGCCGAGCAAGTCCGTGGTCGCGGGGCCGCCCACGTCGGTGGTCGCGAAAGCCGCGAAGCCCGGGTCCAGGATCACGCCGCACGAGAGGCCGGGCGCGCACGGAGCTGGGTGACTCTGCGCGCTGCCGATCGCCAGTGAATGCATGTCGGTCTGCGCGCCGAACGGCGAGCTGCCGGTTGCGAAGGCTTGCACGACCGAGTCGGATCCGCGGGCCGTCGCATAGCCGGTGAGCGGGCCGCCCCCCGAGTTCTGCGCGTTGAGCGTGCTGTCCACCTGGTAGAACCCCTGGGACGGGTCGAAGAACTGACTCGAGTCACCGCCGATCGCCTCTTGGATCAGCGTGAGTCGCCCGGATGCAGAGCCCGAGGCGCCCTGGGTGAAGGCGAAGGAAGCCCCGCCTCCATAGGCTCCGGACCCCCCGATGCTGCGCGCAATCGCCGTGGCGTCGCCGTGCGGCGCGTTGGCGAACGCTTGAGCATCGCCGAAGGCGCCGTAGTAACCCGGACTACCCGAGGCTTCGGCCATCGCGGCGGCGTTTCCGGAGTCGCTCGTCGCCGAAGCGGATGCCGAGGTGACGTAGCCCCCGTTCGCCTGCGACGGGATGTTGCCCCCCGCCGCAT
The genomic region above belongs to Myxococcota bacterium and contains:
- a CDS encoding PEP-CTERM sorting domain-containing protein (PEP-CTERM proteins occur, often in large numbers, in the proteomes of bacteria that also encode an exosortase, a predicted intramembrane cysteine proteinase. The presence of a PEP-CTERM domain at a protein's C-terminus predicts cleavage within the sorting domain, followed by covalent anchoring to some some component of the (usually Gram-negative) cell surface. Many PEP-CTERM proteins exhibit an unusual sequence composition that includes large numbers of potential glycosylation sites. Expression of one such protein has been shown restore the ability of a bacterium to form floc, a type of biofilm.) gives rise to the protein MQAPCRFAAIALVLGLAGLGRADSLSVTGPDGAAGANGLDSPPAPQATDGQPGGAGGDATAAAGGNPDASNDATAIGGNGGAGGLAGSSAAPPFASPGAGGAGGAANATADTSIHFGAASATSLATGGNGAASAAAGGDGGSASAQSTAVNDGGPASASATATGGAGGAGSAGSEIGGQGDSTATAHGLGDTTAVAHAAGGNIPSQANGGYVTSASASATSDSGNAAAMAEASGSPGYYGAFGDAQAFANAPHGDATAIARSIGGSGAYGGGASFAFTQGASGSASGRLTLIQEAIGGDSSQFFDPSQGFYQVDSTLNAQNSGGGPLTGYATARGSDSVVQAFATGSSPFGAQTDMHSLAIGSAQSHPAPCAPGLSCGVILDPGFAAFATTDVGGPATTDLLGTAVATGTNSVTQFASTRLSLYNVESLRSYVQLDGPAYTGAIVSSPADVTLSLDTAVAANETATRVDLGAFPRGAETRSYLQVRPSDVADWTAGSPNTGAALANGARVLALSSLGFASDAPGVVTYNAATELDFTLSGSGPESISLAFLDPKSLGGIDGLHLRLERDGTTVLLDESFTSAAEIAAALDDRLVKLADAFAPGVATTLTLLLDVTLAPGSVESSKLGLDLAFLVPEPSVALLVLGALAGLAIRRRA